A stretch of Acidobacteriota bacterium DNA encodes these proteins:
- a CDS encoding sodium:solute symporter family protein: MRTLASMLPPVPDRLLALAPVDMAIIALYFAAVIAIGFYLKRYTKTGDDFFLAGREMTAWVAGLSFLAANLGALELMGWAAAAYQYGILATHWYWIGAIPAMLFLGLVMMPFYYISKTHSVPGYLKLRFGEPSRALSAVSFALMTVLMSGINMYSMALVMKVVLGWDINFSIWVSSLTVALYVCLGGLFSAIFNEVLQFVLIWLGALLIPILGMVETGGWNGMVTRISQNFPGQDYTHMWRTMGSFTDNPMGIHWTGIVLGLGWVISFGYWTTDFLVVQRVLAAKDLRSARMAPIIGAGFKMMVPLIVILPGLLGLALLPMKLTGEAQAIASGGHSYNEVLPLMLARYCGPGLLGLGITALIAGFMSGMAGNVSAFATVWTYDLYRALIRKDASDAHYVSMGRWCTILGVLVSIGTAYLVMQFLSIMDYVQALFSFFVAPLFGTVLLGMLWKRATPAGGFWGLLTGTLSSIGMWAWVKLDPSALHYIAFSSNARDMAENMYRALWSWIVCVVVTVVVSLATRPKPEAELNGLVYGCTTVPHDRDLPLIKRPGFWAVVVGIVFVLLNIIFW, encoded by the coding sequence ATGAGAACGCTCGCCTCAATGCTGCCACCGGTTCCCGACCGTCTGCTGGCGCTGGCACCGGTCGATATGGCGATTATCGCGCTGTATTTCGCCGCGGTGATCGCGATCGGGTTCTACCTGAAGCGGTACACGAAGACGGGAGACGACTTCTTCCTCGCGGGCCGCGAAATGACCGCGTGGGTCGCCGGCCTGAGTTTTCTGGCCGCCAACCTCGGCGCGCTCGAGTTGATGGGCTGGGCCGCGGCCGCGTATCAGTACGGCATTCTCGCGACGCACTGGTACTGGATTGGCGCGATCCCCGCGATGCTGTTTCTCGGCCTCGTGATGATGCCGTTCTACTACATCTCGAAGACGCACTCGGTGCCGGGGTATCTCAAGCTGCGCTTCGGCGAGCCGTCCCGCGCGCTGTCGGCCGTGTCGTTCGCGCTCATGACGGTGTTGATGAGCGGCATCAACATGTACTCGATGGCGCTGGTGATGAAGGTCGTCCTCGGCTGGGACATTAACTTCAGCATCTGGGTGTCATCGCTGACGGTGGCGCTCTATGTCTGCCTGGGCGGATTGTTCTCGGCCATCTTCAACGAGGTGTTGCAGTTCGTGCTGATCTGGCTCGGCGCGCTGCTCATCCCGATCCTGGGCATGGTGGAAACAGGCGGATGGAACGGCATGGTCACCCGCATCTCCCAGAACTTCCCCGGCCAGGACTACACCCACATGTGGCGCACGATGGGATCGTTTACCGACAATCCGATGGGCATCCACTGGACCGGCATCGTGCTCGGCTTGGGGTGGGTGATCTCGTTCGGCTACTGGACGACGGATTTCCTCGTCGTGCAGCGCGTGCTTGCCGCCAAAGACTTGCGCTCAGCCAGGATGGCGCCGATCATCGGCGCCGGCTTCAAGATGATGGTGCCGTTGATTGTCATCCTCCCGGGCCTGCTCGGCCTCGCGCTGCTGCCGATGAAGCTGACGGGCGAGGCGCAGGCGATCGCCAGCGGCGGCCACAGCTACAACGAAGTGCTGCCGCTGATGCTGGCCCGGTACTGCGGGCCGGGCCTGCTGGGCCTCGGCATCACGGCGCTCATCGCGGGGTTCATGTCGGGCATGGCCGGCAACGTCAGCGCGTTCGCGACGGTGTGGACCTACGACCTTTACAGGGCGCTGATCCGCAAAGACGCCAGTGACGCCCACTACGTCTCGATGGGCCGATGGTGCACCATCCTGGGCGTGCTGGTGAGCATCGGCACCGCGTACCTGGTGATGCAGTTCTTGAGCATCATGGACTACGTGCAGGCGCTGTTCTCGTTTTTCGTCGCGCCCCTGTTCGGCACGGTACTGCTCGGCATGCTGTGGAAACGCGCGACGCCTGCCGGAGGATTCTGGGGGCTGCTGACCGGCACGCTGTCGTCGATCGGCATGTGGGCCTGGGTGAAGCTGGATCCGAGCGCGCTCCACTACATTGCGTTCTCGAGCAACGCCAGGGACATGGCCGAGAACATGTACCGCGCGCTGTGGTCGTGGATCGTGTGCGTCGTGGTGACCGTGGTGGTGAGCCTGGCGACGCGACCGAAACCGGAGGCCGAGCTGAACGGGCTGGTTTACGGCTGCACGACGGTTCCCCATGACCGCGACCTGCCGCTCATCAAGCGCCCGGGATTCTGGGCGGTTGTCGTGGGCATCGTGTTCGTCCTGCTCAACATCATCTTCTGGTAG
- a CDS encoding L-fucose/L-arabinose isomerase family protein produces the protein MSAAAHTRPMLGIIVGNRGFFPDHLARTGREDMLAALERAGISATVLGPDDSKHGAVETYEEAKRCAALFASHRDDIDGIIVTLPNFGDERAVADTLRLAGLRVPVLVQATPDSAGRMLIADRRDSFCGKMSACNNLTQYGIPYSLTTLHTESPESETFRRDLEWFAGVCRVVRGMRNLRVGAIGARPAAFNTVRYSEKLLEASGITVETVDLSEILGRVDRLKEDDPMAQAKLGAITAYVPVFDTPRAALIKMAKLGAVIDGWMKETGVSASAFQCWTALETYFGVVPCTVMSMMSNELMSSACEVDICGTIAMHALRLASGTPSALLDWNNNYGEDPDKAVCFHCSNLPRTFFTEARMDYQAIIAGTVGKENTFGTCVGRVKSGPMTFARVSTDDRAGRVCGYVGEGAFTDDPLTTFGGAGVVHIPRMQQLLRFICERGFEHHVAANLSSTAAIVHEAATKYLGWEMYWHGVGD, from the coding sequence ATGAGCGCAGCCGCACACACTCGCCCCATGCTCGGCATCATCGTCGGCAACCGCGGATTCTTTCCCGATCACCTCGCCAGGACCGGCCGCGAAGACATGCTGGCCGCCCTCGAACGGGCCGGCATCTCCGCCACGGTCCTCGGGCCAGACGACTCGAAGCACGGCGCGGTGGAGACCTACGAAGAAGCCAAGCGCTGTGCGGCGCTGTTCGCGTCGCACCGCGATGACATCGACGGCATCATCGTCACGCTACCGAACTTCGGGGACGAACGGGCGGTGGCCGACACGCTTCGGCTGGCCGGCTTGCGCGTGCCCGTGCTGGTGCAGGCGACGCCGGATTCGGCCGGCCGGATGCTCATCGCCGACCGGCGCGACAGCTTCTGCGGCAAGATGTCGGCCTGCAACAACCTGACGCAGTACGGCATTCCCTACTCGCTGACGACGCTGCATACCGAGTCGCCCGAGTCGGAGACCTTCCGGCGGGACCTCGAGTGGTTCGCCGGCGTCTGCCGCGTCGTGCGCGGGATGCGGAACCTGCGCGTCGGCGCGATTGGCGCGAGGCCAGCGGCATTCAACACCGTGCGCTACAGCGAGAAACTGCTCGAAGCGAGCGGCATCACGGTGGAAACGGTCGACCTGTCGGAAATCCTCGGCCGGGTGGATCGGCTGAAGGAAGATGATCCGATGGCGCAGGCCAAGCTCGGTGCCATCACCGCCTACGTGCCGGTCTTCGACACACCGAGGGCCGCGCTCATCAAGATGGCCAAGCTCGGCGCCGTCATCGACGGATGGATGAAGGAGACCGGCGTCTCGGCAAGCGCCTTCCAGTGCTGGACGGCGCTCGAGACGTACTTCGGGGTGGTGCCGTGCACGGTGATGAGCATGATGAGCAACGAGCTGATGTCGAGCGCGTGCGAGGTCGACATCTGCGGCACGATCGCCATGCACGCGCTCCGGCTCGCCTCCGGCACGCCGAGTGCGCTGCTCGACTGGAACAACAACTACGGCGAGGATCCCGACAAGGCCGTCTGCTTCCATTGCAGCAACCTGCCGAGGACGTTTTTCACGGAAGCGCGGATGGATTACCAGGCCATCATCGCGGGCACGGTCGGCAAAGAGAACACGTTCGGCACGTGCGTCGGCCGCGTCAAGAGCGGGCCGATGACCTTCGCGCGCGTCTCGACAGACGACCGCGCGGGCAGAGTGTGCGGCTACGTCGGCGAGGGCGCATTCACCGACGATCCGCTCACGACGTTCGGTGGCGCCGGCGTCGTGCACATCCCGCGGATGCAGCAGTTGCTGCGATTCATCTGCGAACGCGGCTTCGAGCACCACGTTGCGGCCAACCTCTCCTCGACCGCGGCCATCGTGCACGAAGCGGCCACGAAGTACCTGGGCTGGGAGATGTACTGGCACGGGGTTGGGGATTAG